One part of the Myxococcales bacterium genome encodes these proteins:
- a CDS encoding DUF3310 domain-containing protein encodes MTARKRPTADPTNPAHYRNHASGIECIRVTEHMNFCRGNAVKYIWRAGERPAREVEDLRKAIWYLEREVQRLTRPIPYDIVPAVRK; translated from the coding sequence ATGACCGCGCGCAAGAGGCCGACGGCCGACCCCACGAACCCGGCGCACTACCGGAACCACGCCAGCGGCATCGAGTGCATCCGGGTGACCGAGCACATGAACTTCTGCCGCGGAAACGCGGTCAAATACATCTGGCGCGCCGGAGAGCGACCCGCGCGCGAGGTGGAGGACCTTCGCAAGGCGATTTGGTACCTCGAGCGCGAGGTGCAGCGGCTCACGCGGCCCATCCCCTACGACATCGTGCCGGCGGTGCGGAAGTGA
- a CDS encoding helix-turn-helix domain-containing protein, with amino-acid sequence MANTICERLAETRAEAGYSRRALGVAAGLSARIVALVESGKTAPKRSTLERLAEVLGCHAEWLATGNGPRMMRRKKVAS; translated from the coding sequence ATGGCAAACACAATTTGTGAACGGCTCGCGGAGACGCGGGCCGAAGCAGGCTACTCGCGGAGGGCGCTCGGCGTCGCCGCGGGTCTTTCGGCGCGCATCGTCGCGCTGGTCGAGTCGGGCAAGACGGCCCCGAAGCGCTCCACGCTCGAGCGGCTCGCCGAGGTGCTCGGCTGCCACGCTGAGTGGCTCGCGACGGGCAACGGGCCGCGCATGATGCGGCGGAAGAAGGTGGCGTCATGA
- a CDS encoding PD-(D/E)XK nuclease family protein: MSRRRITASASARAIACGYWLDEAVDLPVEPVNDAMSEGDKLHKLIEEDDGTDTYAIENCLDTRLRAAQLYLREHCPQDHGREQAYGYDGERARFLGVGREVYAAHPTCTVTGTADVVAHLGGGHWLVADWKSGEHGARHAREQLRTLGALVLAAYGGEHASLHAVHLEHNQAAKVYDHGSIDAMDAAALLHELHTRQPGPPVPGDHCGDAYCPLRGRCPAFVATAEQLAAPDVVELVRERRNPLVVGIVDDDTARLAVDLLPLVEKRLRR; encoded by the coding sequence GTGAGCCGGCGCCGCATCACGGCGAGCGCCTCGGCGCGCGCCATCGCCTGCGGGTACTGGCTCGACGAGGCCGTGGATCTGCCCGTCGAGCCGGTGAACGACGCGATGAGCGAGGGGGACAAGCTCCACAAGCTCATCGAGGAGGACGACGGGACCGACACCTACGCGATCGAGAACTGCTTGGACACGCGGCTTCGCGCAGCGCAACTCTACCTGCGCGAGCACTGCCCGCAGGACCACGGGCGCGAACAGGCGTACGGATACGACGGCGAGCGCGCGCGCTTCCTCGGCGTCGGCCGCGAGGTCTACGCCGCGCACCCTACCTGCACGGTCACGGGGACGGCTGACGTGGTGGCCCACCTCGGCGGGGGCCACTGGCTCGTAGCCGACTGGAAATCAGGCGAGCACGGCGCGCGGCACGCTCGCGAGCAGCTGCGCACCCTCGGCGCGCTCGTGCTCGCGGCGTACGGGGGCGAGCATGCGAGCCTTCACGCGGTGCACCTCGAGCACAACCAGGCCGCCAAGGTCTACGACCACGGCAGCATCGACGCGATGGACGCGGCGGCGCTGCTCCACGAGCTCCACACGCGCCAGCCCGGCCCGCCCGTGCCCGGCGACCACTGCGGCGACGCCTACTGTCCGCTGCGCGGTCGCTGCCCGGCGTTCGTCGCGACGGCCGAGCAGCTCGCAGCCCCCGACGTCGTCGAGCTTGTCCGTGAGCGGCGGAACCCGCTCGTGGTGGGCATCGTCGACGACGACACGGCGCGGCTCGCGGTCGACTTGCTGCCGCTCGTGGAGAAGCGCCTCCGACGTTGA
- a CDS encoding single-stranded DNA-binding protein yields the protein MISATVAGRLGADAQMREVGSDDLCEFSLAVDERVKGERRTTWVRCTLWGKRGAALAPHLRKGDAVTVVGALSVRLFESKKDGSTQASVEVKVSEVTLQGSAGEPRGQAPTRQAQRAPTRAEPDFEDSEIPF from the coding sequence ATGATTTCAGCGACAGTGGCAGGGCGACTCGGGGCGGACGCGCAGATGCGCGAGGTGGGCAGCGATGACCTGTGCGAGTTCTCGCTCGCGGTCGACGAGCGCGTAAAGGGAGAGAGGCGCACTACGTGGGTGCGCTGCACGCTCTGGGGCAAGCGCGGCGCGGCGCTCGCTCCCCACCTGCGCAAGGGCGACGCGGTGACCGTCGTTGGCGCGCTCAGCGTGCGGCTATTCGAGTCGAAGAAGGACGGCTCCACGCAGGCCAGCGTGGAGGTGAAGGTCAGCGAGGTCACGCTCCAGGGCAGCGCGGGCGAGCCCCGCGGCCAGGCCCCGACGCGGCAGGCGCAGCGAGCGCCGACGCGCGCCGAGCCCGACTTTGAAGACTCGGAGATCCCTTTTTAG